One window of Triticum dicoccoides isolate Atlit2015 ecotype Zavitan chromosome 5A, WEW_v2.0, whole genome shotgun sequence genomic DNA carries:
- the LOC119298206 gene encoding 2-hydroxyisoflavanone dehydratase-like → MDAALTPSPAATTDDELVYESMPCIRIYRNRVERYLGSEFVAASTDAATGVTSRDRTISPQVSARLYLPRLDAATKLPVLVYYHGGGFCLGSAFNPMFHAYLNNLVALANVLVVSVEYRLAPEHPVPAAYADSWEALTWAVSHVDEPWLADHADFSRLYLGGDSSGANIAHHMAMRVGAEGLARGAKIHGLVMIHPYFLGSNKVGSDDLDPTARETLASGWRIMCPTTTGEDDPRINPLVDGVPGLEALASGRVLVCIAEGDVLRDRGRAYYDRLRASGWSGETDIWQAPGKGHTFHLLEPCCQEAAAQDKVIAEFLNC, encoded by the coding sequence ATGGACGCCGCACTCACCCCCTCCCCGGCAGCCACGACCGATGATGAGCTCGTCTACGAGTCCATGCCCTGCATCCGCATCTACAGGAACCGCGTGGAGCGCTACCTCGGCTCCGAGTTCGTCGCCGCTTCCACGGACGCCGCCACCGGAGTTACCTCCCGCGACCGCACCATCTCCCCTCAGGTCTCCGCGCGCCTCTACCTCCCCCGCCTCGACGCGGCCACCAAGCTCCCCGTCCTCGTCTACTACCACGGCGGCGGGTTCTGCCTAGGCTCCGCtttcaaccccatgttccacgcctACCTCAACAACTTGGTCGCGCTCGCCAACGTCCTCGTCGTCTCCGTCGAGTACCGCCTCGCGCCGGAGCACCCCGTCCCCGCTGCATATGCCGACTCATGGGAGGCTCTCACCTGGGCCGTGTCCCACGTTGACGAGCCTTGGCTTGCCGACCACGCCGACTTCTCCCGCCTCTACCTCGGGGGCGACAGCTCCGGCGCCAACATCGCGCACCACATGGCGATGCGGGTGGGCGCGGAGGGGCTAGCCCGGGGCGCCAAGATCCACGGCCTCGTCATGATCCACCCCTACTTCCTGGGGAGCAACAAGGTGGGCTCCGACGACCTGGACCCCACGGCGCGGGAGACCCTAGCGAGCGGATGGCGGATCATGTGCCCGACGACCACGGGGGAGGACGACCCGCGAATCAACCCGTTGGTCGACGGCGTGCCGGGCCTTGAGGCCCTGGCATCCGGCCGCGTGCTCGTGTGCATTGCCGAGGGCGACGTGCTCCGCGACCGCGGCCGCGCTTACTACGACCGGCTGAGGGCGAGCGGGTGGAGCGGGGAGACGGACATATGGCAGGCGCCGGGAAAGGGGCACACGTTCCACCTCCTTGAGCCGTGCTGCCAAGAGGCCGCCGCGCAGGACAAGGTCATCGCCGAGTTCCTCAACTGTTGA